In one Methanomicrobia archaeon genomic region, the following are encoded:
- a CDS encoding DUF1622 domain-containing protein encodes MDPFYYIYTGIAISGMAIIVWGVVISLGRVLRLEYSQIKGRVICREREALRHQLGSYLLLGLEFLIAADIIRTITDPTLEEMAILGGIVAIRTVLSYFLDKEMAESYPCEDRDDQKASSP; translated from the coding sequence ATGGATCCGTTTTATTACATTTACACCGGAATCGCGATTAGCGGCATGGCGATCATCGTCTGGGGAGTAGTGATCAGCCTCGGCAGGGTTCTTCGGCTCGAATATTCACAGATAAAGGGACGTGTCATATGCAGAGAGCGGGAAGCGCTGCGGCATCAACTCGGTTCGTATCTCCTTCTGGGCCTGGAATTCCTCATCGCTGCGGATATCATTCGCACCATCACGGATCCGACATTAGAGGAGATGGCGATTCTTGGCGGCATTGTTGCCATAAGAACGGTGCTCAGCTATTTTCTGGACAAGGAGATGGCGGAATCCTACCCGTGTGAGGATCGCGACGACCAGAAAGCTTCGTCTCCCTAA